In the genome of Paenibacillus pabuli, one region contains:
- a CDS encoding beta-galactosidase: MDKLLYGVAYYDEYMPYERLDKDIQMMKDAGINVVRIAESTWSTHEPQNGVFDFSSVDRVLDAMHTAGIQVIVGTPTYAVPTWMVKEHPDVLATTIQGPGKYGARQIMDITHPTYLFYAERIIRKLISRVSKHPAVIGYQTDNETKHYNTAGDNVQLQFVKYMRNKFSSLDDLNKEFGLDYWSNRINSWEDFPSVVGTINGSLGAEFAKFQRQLVTDFLAWQVGIVNEYKQEGQFVTQNFDFDWRGYSYGIQGDVDHFAASKPFDITSVDIYHPSQDDLTGIEISFGGDVARSTKQSNYLVLETEAQAFWHWVPYPGQLRLQAFSHLASGANMVAYWHWHSLHNSFETYWKGLLSHDFEPNPVYNEAKTIGRDFARLSPQLVNLKKTNRVAVLFSNEALTSIKWFGFNFNSDKKYNDVVRWMYDELYKMNIGCDLIDPSVESYEGYDVIVVPALYAASDALLERLNQFVQDGGHVVYSFKSGFANEHIKVRSTRQPGLISEACGISYNLFVEPKNVSLRDDPFKVGEEENQIHTWMELITPTTAEVLAWYDHPHWGEYAAITQNAYGKGKATYVGCYTSSAVIRNVLERVMKEAGLWGIDQELAFPIIVKSGVNDQGNTIRYFFNYSDQATSFANAYGDGTELLAGTTVSNGQIIELEPWGFCIIEQ, encoded by the coding sequence ATGGACAAGTTATTGTACGGGGTAGCCTACTATGACGAATATATGCCTTATGAGCGATTGGACAAGGATATTCAGATGATGAAAGATGCAGGCATTAATGTAGTGCGGATTGCGGAATCCACCTGGAGTACGCATGAACCACAGAATGGCGTATTCGACTTCTCTTCAGTGGATCGTGTACTGGATGCTATGCATACGGCGGGGATTCAGGTTATTGTGGGCACCCCTACGTACGCTGTTCCGACGTGGATGGTCAAGGAGCACCCGGATGTTCTGGCAACCACGATACAGGGTCCGGGGAAATATGGGGCGCGGCAGATCATGGATATCACACATCCAACCTACCTGTTCTATGCGGAACGCATTATTCGCAAGCTGATCTCCCGTGTCAGCAAACACCCTGCTGTGATTGGCTATCAGACAGATAACGAAACGAAGCATTACAACACTGCCGGAGATAATGTACAATTGCAATTCGTCAAATATATGCGCAACAAGTTCAGCTCATTGGATGATCTGAACAAGGAATTTGGTCTCGATTATTGGAGTAACCGCATCAATAGCTGGGAGGACTTCCCGTCGGTTGTTGGTACAATTAACGGCAGTCTGGGAGCTGAATTTGCCAAATTCCAACGCCAACTGGTAACTGATTTTCTGGCGTGGCAGGTGGGAATTGTAAATGAGTACAAACAGGAAGGTCAGTTTGTCACCCAGAACTTTGACTTCGACTGGCGTGGATATTCGTACGGCATTCAAGGGGATGTAGACCATTTTGCCGCATCCAAACCTTTTGATATCACCAGTGTGGACATCTACCATCCATCGCAGGATGATCTGACCGGCATTGAGATTTCATTCGGCGGTGACGTGGCGCGCTCCACCAAACAATCGAACTACCTCGTACTGGAGACGGAAGCACAGGCATTCTGGCACTGGGTTCCTTATCCGGGACAGCTTCGCCTTCAGGCGTTTAGCCACCTGGCCTCCGGAGCAAACATGGTCGCCTATTGGCACTGGCATTCCTTGCATAATTCGTTCGAGACGTATTGGAAAGGATTGCTGAGTCACGATTTTGAACCGAATCCAGTCTACAACGAGGCCAAAACGATCGGTAGGGATTTTGCCAGACTTAGCCCGCAACTGGTGAACTTGAAGAAAACGAATCGGGTAGCGGTGCTGTTCAGCAATGAGGCGTTGACGTCGATCAAATGGTTCGGATTTAATTTTAACAGTGACAAAAAATACAACGACGTTGTGCGCTGGATGTATGACGAATTATACAAAATGAACATCGGCTGTGATCTGATTGATCCGTCTGTGGAGAGTTATGAAGGTTATGATGTGATCGTTGTGCCTGCTTTGTACGCAGCTTCCGATGCCTTGCTTGAGAGGCTGAACCAATTTGTACAGGATGGTGGACATGTCGTTTACTCTTTTAAAAGCGGATTCGCTAATGAGCATATTAAGGTCCGCTCTACCCGCCAGCCTGGACTGATCAGTGAGGCTTGTGGCATCAGTTACAACCTGTTCGTGGAGCCAAAGAACGTCTCGCTTCGAGATGATCCGTTCAAGGTTGGAGAGGAAGAAAATCAGATTCACACCTGGATGGAGCTCATCACACCAACAACTGCAGAAGTGCTCGCATGGTATGATCATCCTCATTGGGGAGAATATGCGGCAATTACCCAGAATGCCTACGGCAAGGGCAAAGCAACGTACGTTGGATGTTATACCAGCTCTGCGGTAATTCGCAACGTGTTGGAGCGTGTCATGAAGGAAGCCGGACTGTGGGGAATCGATCAGGAGTTGGCTTTTCCAATCATCGTGAAGAGCGGAGTGAATGATCAAGGGAATACGATTCGGTATTTCTTTAACTACTCCGATCAGGCGACTTCATTCGCGAATGCCTACGGAGACGGAACGGAACTTCTGGCGGGAACAACGGTATCCAATGGACAGATCATTGAACTGGAGCCATGGGGGTTCTGCATTATTGAGCAATAA